Part of the Candidatus Bodocaedibacter vickermanii genome is shown below.
TTTTCTTGTAATCGAAATGCAGCAATACCTAAATGGCGTTCATCCAAATCATTTAAGTGATAAATAGTTGATCCGCTTTGATGTAGCGCTTCTAACATTACATTTCCGTAGGCTCCACCGACCTCTAGGATCCGTTTGTTTTTTCCAAATTCTAAAAAGGAAAGGGTTCCATAATCAAGAGTTGGAGAAATTGCTCCTTTTTGGTTGAGTGTAGGTGTGCGTCCATCGCTTTCTGCTGCTGGCATAGAAGGCTTTGCTTTTTTATAAAAAGTTTCTAATGCTTGATGATATGTAAATGTTGCAGCAAAATCACATGATATAGTTAAGGCTAATATCCAGGAAAACATTACTATGGTTTTTTTAGACATCAATACTCTCTGTTATTCTTCTTAGGTTTGCACACATTAATATTATACTTAGCAATTAGCAATCTACTGCCCAAATTATCTAGCATTGTTTAGTATAGCATTCTGTACGTGTTGGATCAAATGCAAATGTATAAAGTTCATCTGGTTTGAGACCCATTAGGCAACCAGCGTGACGTTGCACCAGGGATGATCCCTGGACCCTATAGATAGATCCGATGCGCTCTGACACGGATTATAAAAACAACCTAATACTTTGGAGATCTCAATTTTCAGAAACCGTATTACCCATTGAGTCCAGGGATCATCCCTGGTGCAAAAAAATGTTCGTTTTATTCATAATTTGTTAAGAAGTATCTGATAGTTTGAAGATGGACGGATTATAGTAAACTCAGATCCCACATGAGTGTGGGTGCATCTGATACGCAATGGCGATTTTGGACATAGAGTAGCACAGCGCTGTGTGAAATATGTCCTAGTTTGAAAAGGGATGGTATCCCTGGGATGACGCGTAAATTTTTCAAAAACACTGTTTTGAAAGATACCAATTGTATTGCGTTGTGGTGGCGGGGGGAGGACACGCTCTGAGTAATGATGATGGGAGGGCCCCATCGGGGGCGCGAGGCAGCAGTTAGAAAACTTCAAACTTTTTCGAATTTTTTCAGAAATTTATCGGGCATGCTGGCAATCTGAGGTTGCACCCACCAGCACTCACCAGCACAATAGGTTAATACGTTTGGAAAAATTACCATCCGTGTCAGACCGCATCGGATCTAATCTATTGGATGCAACGGCACGTTGCTTTTTTCTTGACTTTCCAAATCAACTGTGTATACTAATAACTAGAATTGCGAAGAGGCTACCCAAAAACCTGGGTAGCCTTTTTTCGTTCTACGTCCCAAAAGTATTTCAGCCAAATGATCCCTAAAAAGATCCATGACGAAGCTTTGGTTGCAACACTCAAAGACGAAACGCTGAACTGAATCCCCAGTACAGGAACTCAAACTACCCGATCAGTAGACACAGCCCTGTAAACAACCCCTAGAGCCGACGGGCTCGTAAAACACCGACTTTATTAAGATGAGTTTGAAAACGGTGTATGACGTCTTCAATTGTAACGTGAGGTGCCCACATTTTACCAATCGTACCCATCCATAGTGTTGCTAGAGTTGGGATATGTTGGTGGTGATGTTTTAAGTAATCAATCGTAATCATAACTAATTCCCTCACATTGGCATACATCTTGCAGATTAAGTTTTAGCGAATAAAAAAGAATCTGTAAATGAATATGAAAATAATAACAAAAATACATATCACCACACAGCAGCTGTTCATACTGATGTTTGGATTTTTTTTGTTCGTTGCTCCCATTGAAGCTGTGCACGTCGCGCCTAGGGTAACAAACAATCAAGTTTCGACTCGAATAAAAGACGTAGCTTTTTTTGATGGGGTAAGAGAAAACCAACTTATCGGATATGGCATCGTCGTCGGTTTGAATGGCACGGGAGATTCTTTATCAAGCTCACCATTCACAAAAGAAAGCCTGATTAGCATGTTAGAGCGATTGGGCATTAATACACGCAATATCAATATGGATGCAAAAAATGTTGCTGCCGTGATGGTGACTGCAAATTTGCCTCCATTTGGGCGACAGGGAGCTACAATTGATGTTAACGCATCGTCATTAGGGAGTGCGAAAAGTTTATTGGGTGGAACGTTATTGGTTACACCATTATACGGTGCAGATGGGCAGGTTTATGCTGTGGCGCAGGGCGCAGTTGCTGCAATTGGATATACAGTAGGGGGGCAAGGTGCTACTCAAACTAAAGGTGTGCCAACAAACGCACGTATAGCTAACGGTGCGATTATTGAACGTGAAATGGACTTTCAATTTGGGGATCAAAACTTTTTACGCCTAAGTTTGCGCAATCCAGATTTTACAACGATAAAGCGTGTTAGCGAAGTCATCAATGCTCAATTAGGCACGAATACTCATCCAATCGACGTGGGTACGCTGCACATTGATATTCCAGTGGGATATAAAGATAATCTGGTGGCACTGATTACTCAAATTGAACAATTAGAAGTTGCACCAGATCAACGTGCCCGTGTTTTGATGGATGCGGCATCGGGTATCGTGGTTATAGGGGAAAACGTCAAGATTAGCAAAGTTGCTGTTGCACACGGAAGCTTGACGATTCAGGTAAAGGATAATCAAGATGTTTCGCAACCCAATTCATTTGGTGGCGGAAATACTCAGACAACCACCAATACGGAGATTTCAGTAAATGAAGGTAGTACGGGCAATATGGTTATGTTGGAATCTGGTGCAACATTACAAAACCTTATTGATTCGTTAAACGCCATAGGTGTAACTCCCCGTGATTTGATAGCAATTCTGCAGGTCATTAAAGCTGCAGGGGCGCTACACGCAGACTTAGAAATGTTATAAGGAGATTAAAATGAGAATTCAGATTAACAACGGTGTGATAGCAGGTCTTTCAAAAGTATCTGATGATCAAAGGCTTCAAGACGTTGCTAATGAAAGCGGACTGTTAATGTTACAGGATGCGTTTACTCAAAAATTACAGGCGTTACATGACGAAGAAGGGGACGAAGATAATGCTGGTGGATATTATCGTGAATTAATTCCGTACATGGTTGAAGCAGTGTTTAAAGGATCGCCTGAGTATGGTTTTGGTAAAGAAATTTATAAAGAATTAAGTCAAAAGTTAGGGACAGCATAAAATGGAAAAAAGATTTCAAGAAATTAAAACAGCGCTAACTGGATCATTTAAAATAAATCATTTCTTACAATTAACGGATTTTTTAACAGAGTTGGTCACTAAAGAGATGGGGTGTTTAAAGTTAGTGAAAATTCAGGATATTGAAGCACTGCAACCCATTAAGCAAGAGGCATGCGGATTATATGCTCAGATGATTGTTCTATTAAAAGAAAAAGGAGACTATTTAGATGACCTTCCGGTTCAAGAGCGACGAGTTTTAAAAGAAGTAACGGAAAATTTATCACGTTTGCTAGACCGTAACGAACGGATGATAAAGTCATTTAATGAAGCTAATAAACGTGTGATGGAAATTTTTCATGAAGTTGTCCAGTCTAGATTAAAGACAAATTATGGTCCAGAGGGTAAGCGACGTCCTCCATTAAATGGGTATACCAATTTTAGTCAAAGTGGATAAATAAAATGGCAAACTTATTAGATTCCTTACGACTTAGTTATGATGCTGCTGGAAGTGCTCGCTTTGCAGCACAGCTAGCAACTGAAAATTTAGCTGGCGCACGAGACCCCGGATATGCAAAAAGAACATCGTCTATAGCCGTTGAGATTACTGCAGGGCGTGTCGCGGGCCTTCGACCTGGAATCCCCCAGCGAGTTGTTGATTTAAAAGTGGTTGCGGCTAAACGAGATCAACATAGTGTTGTTGAATTTGACAAACTAAAGACAAGTTTATTAGAAACTTTAGACGATTTAAATGGAGATTTAGATAAAGACGAATCTATCGATAAAAAGCTTATAGATCTTGCCCGTAAAGCGGCTACTTTAACGAGTGAAGTTGGATCGTCAATTTCAAGACGTACTACCATAGACGCGATGAAAGGATTTGTAACAACCGTTAATCGATTTGCTGATGGGATTAGCACTCAACGTTTATCGGCAGAAAAAGGTGTAATAGCAAGCGTTAAGAGTATAGAGGAATTGTCCAAGAGATTGTTTTCTCTTAATAGTCAATTATCACAAATTAGTACGTCAGCTGAAGGGCTTGACTTATCTACGTTAGATAACGAGAGAGAGAAAATAGTTGAGTCGATGGCTCAGTTAATGAATATACAAGTAGTGTATGCAGACAATAGCATATATGTATATACTCCGTCAGGGATGCCTATTGTTGAAAATAAAGTATATCCAATTGTATATAACTCTTCGGGAATTATTGATTATTCAGCCGAATACCCAAAGAACATTAACCCTATTCATATAACTGATGATAGGGGAATTGAGGTTGATATTACGGCGCAAATAACCGGCGGACAATTAGGGGCGTACCTTGATATGCGGGATCGTGTATATCCATCATATCAAAAATCTCTAGATAAGTTTGTTGAGGTATTTGAAGCAAACGTAAACCATATTCATAATCAAGGTTCGGGATTTCCACCAGCACAAGCATTAAATGGAAAACGTTTTGTTGATAATGTTGATAAGGATGCTGCAATTTCATGGAAGGCGGATAGTATTGTTAGGATTGCGTTTGTAAATGATCAAGGAAAATTTGTTGATTCAGACGGCCAGTTTTATACAGATATAAATTTGAATCTAGGAGGAATAAATCCATTAACTCCATCTGAAATTAGAGATCAGATCAATATGAATTTAGGCGCAGGAGTGGCTTCTTTTTCTGAGAGTGATACATATGGATACTTAAATCTACAGGCGCCACCTGGCCTCAGAATCGCAATAGGTTCAGTAGATGGGCAGCCAGTGGGTGAAACAGATACTGGTATTGGATTTAGCGAATATTTTAAATTGAATGATTTATTCGGATCAGCCCCTGATGCGCAGGGTAGAGGGTATTCCAATACATTTCAGCTTAGCAATAGAGTTTCCACAAGCCCAAGTTTGTTTTCGGCAGGCAAATTGAATTCATCATCAACGATTGCGTTAACAGGATCAGTTGAAGATATAACAGCCGTTGCTTCTGGAGATGGAAATATCTTGTCTGAGTTTCGTGATATTTTAACCGATCCAAATATTGCATTTTCTGCGGCTGGGGTTATGGCGGCTCAATCAAAATCATTTGTTGAATACTTAAGTGGTGTCGTACAAATTTTGAACTTAGATACTGCTGCGTCTATAGACCAGCGTGATTTTTCAAAAAATGTTTTGGATGGGTTGGAGCAACGACATTCAATGATTTCTGGTGTAACCGCAGATGAAGAAAATGCTGAAATAGTGATGCAGCATATGTTCTATCGTGGGGTACTAAATACCTCGCAGCATCTAATAGATATGCTTCGTGAGATGTTAGATGTGTTTGGCAAAGTATAAGGAGATATAAATGGCTGGTGGTGTAATAGGTGATGCATATGTATATAGAAAAAACGTAAGTGATATTTTTGAACGAAAAGCCTATATGCAGAAAGCTAAAGATCAGGGCAGCTCTGGTCTAAAGTATACAAAGGCACGAGAATTAGGTGAGAAAGTTGTCATTACAAAAGCACTTCAAAATGAACAGCAAGTTTTAGATGGGTTTGTAGCGCACAATAAGACAGCTGTAAAAAATAGATTGGGTGCTGAAGAAGCAGTGATAAGAAATATGCAAAAAATAGCAGAAGATATTAAAGAAACTCTAGTTTTGTTTAGCGATGGAACGGCTAAGGATGCGGCTTCATTTTTAACGGGGTTTAAGCAGCATATGAAAGCCATAGAACGTGAGGGCAATACTAAAGTTGGAGATAGTTATATCTTTGGTGGGACAATTACCGATGTTCCTCCCTTTGATCTTTCTAAAGTGGAAAATGGATTAGATCATGCTGCTGGAGTAACCTTAGATTATTATAACGGAAACAGTTCAACGGTTCTAATTGCCATAGATACACACGATAATTTGGAATGCGATCTTTTAGGTAAGCATCCTGCGTTTGAAAAGTTAATTCGCGCTTTGAAAATAGCGACTGACCCGTCCATTGTTTCAGGAGACGCTCGCACAAGGACAGCACAAAAATTAACGGATGAAGCTTTAAATGAATTGGCAAGTCTCGTATCTCAGGTTGGATCTAAAGATGCGGGAATAGATACCTTAATAGAAGCGCAGAATGATAGAGTTTTATATTTGTCGGATGCATATAACACGATTGTGGAGGCAGATGAAATAGAAGCGGCAACCAGATTTATGACAGAACAACGTATTTTATCTACGAACTATGCAATGATGGCTCGGTTGAATGAAATGTCGCTAGCAGATCATTTGAAATAAATATTAATCGCTTGATTTTGCAATTTGATAAGCAGTTTTGATTGCGTAAGCAAAGGATTCAGCATCGGCACTGCCATGGCTTTTTATTACATTGCTGTTTAGGCCCATGAATAAAGCGCCATTGTATTTTTTAGGATTATATAATTCTCCAAATGTATTTCTTAACTGAGGCCCTAAAAATAAAGCTCCGATTTTGGATCGCAGAGAATGATACATATTGGTTTTTAGAAGGTTATAAAAAGCTTTAATCGTACCTTCCATTGTTTTAAGAGCAATGTTTCCATGAAAACCATCGCATATGATGATGTGTGCTTTTCCGCATAATAGATCGTCTCCTTCAAGAAATCCTATAAAGTCAATATCGGTGTGTTGAGAAAGTACACTAAATGTTTTTTGCAAGATTTCAGTGCCTTTACCAGCTTCAGAACCGATATTTAATATTCCGACTTTTGGATTCATTACCTGTTGCGTTTGAGCAAGGTAGTCTTTTGCAATATTAGCAAAGCTTACCAATGTTTCTGACGTACAGTTCACATTTGCTCCCAGATCTAACAATAGGGTGTGTTTGCAAATAGATGATTCATATAAACAAGGAATCATTTTTCCAATGGCGGGACGTTTAACATTTTGACTTAACCCAATTTTTTTTAGACTTAATGCCATATAAGCACCGGTATTTGCAGACGAAACTATAATATTAGCCGTTTTGTCAGCGACTAATTCCAAAGCTTTGTGAAGGCTTGTGATGTCTTTCATTCGAAGCGCTGACGAAGGTTTTAAGTCGG
Proteins encoded:
- a CDS encoding flagellar basal body P-ring protein FlgI; amino-acid sequence: MNMKIITKIHITTQQLFILMFGFFLFVAPIEAVHVAPRVTNNQVSTRIKDVAFFDGVRENQLIGYGIVVGLNGTGDSLSSSPFTKESLISMLERLGINTRNINMDAKNVAAVMVTANLPPFGRQGATIDVNASSLGSAKSLLGGTLLVTPLYGADGQVYAVAQGAVAAIGYTVGGQGATQTKGVPTNARIANGAIIEREMDFQFGDQNFLRLSLRNPDFTTIKRVSEVINAQLGTNTHPIDVGTLHIDIPVGYKDNLVALITQIEQLEVAPDQRARVLMDAASGIVVIGENVKISKVAVAHGSLTIQVKDNQDVSQPNSFGGGNTQTTTNTEISVNEGSTGNMVMLESGATLQNLIDSLNAIGVTPRDLIAILQVIKAAGALHADLEML
- a CDS encoding FlgK family flagellar hook-associated protein — protein: MANLLDSLRLSYDAAGSARFAAQLATENLAGARDPGYAKRTSSIAVEITAGRVAGLRPGIPQRVVDLKVVAAKRDQHSVVEFDKLKTSLLETLDDLNGDLDKDESIDKKLIDLARKAATLTSEVGSSISRRTTIDAMKGFVTTVNRFADGISTQRLSAEKGVIASVKSIEELSKRLFSLNSQLSQISTSAEGLDLSTLDNEREKIVESMAQLMNIQVVYADNSIYVYTPSGMPIVENKVYPIVYNSSGIIDYSAEYPKNINPIHITDDRGIEVDITAQITGGQLGAYLDMRDRVYPSYQKSLDKFVEVFEANVNHIHNQGSGFPPAQALNGKRFVDNVDKDAAISWKADSIVRIAFVNDQGKFVDSDGQFYTDINLNLGGINPLTPSEIRDQINMNLGAGVASFSESDTYGYLNLQAPPGLRIAIGSVDGQPVGETDTGIGFSEYFKLNDLFGSAPDAQGRGYSNTFQLSNRVSTSPSLFSAGKLNSSSTIALTGSVEDITAVASGDGNILSEFRDILTDPNIAFSAAGVMAAQSKSFVEYLSGVVQILNLDTAASIDQRDFSKNVLDGLEQRHSMISGVTADEENAEIVMQHMFYRGVLNTSQHLIDMLREMLDVFGKV
- a CDS encoding flagellin; the encoded protein is MAGGVIGDAYVYRKNVSDIFERKAYMQKAKDQGSSGLKYTKARELGEKVVITKALQNEQQVLDGFVAHNKTAVKNRLGAEEAVIRNMQKIAEDIKETLVLFSDGTAKDAASFLTGFKQHMKAIEREGNTKVGDSYIFGGTITDVPPFDLSKVENGLDHAAGVTLDYYNGNSSTVLIAIDTHDNLECDLLGKHPAFEKLIRALKIATDPSIVSGDARTRTAQKLTDEALNELASLVSQVGSKDAGIDTLIEAQNDRVLYLSDAYNTIVEADEIEAATRFMTEQRILSTNYAMMARLNEMSLADHLK
- the plsX gene encoding phosphate acyltransferase PlsX; amino-acid sequence: MTSTVHIAVDCMSGDYGSHSNLQGITAVLQQTPDVHLHLCGSKTDILSGVPSSLTHRITVYSTDHVILPDLKPSSALRMKDITSLHKALELVADKTANIIVSSANTGAYMALSLKKIGLSQNVKRPAIGKMIPCLYESSICKHTLLLDLGANVNCTSETLVSFANIAKDYLAQTQQVMNPKVGILNIGSEAGKGTEILQKTFSVLSQHTDIDFIGFLEGDDLLCGKAHIIICDGFHGNIALKTMEGTIKAFYNLLKTNMYHSLRSKIGALFLGPQLRNTFGELYNPKKYNGALFMGLNSNVIKSHGSADAESFAYAIKTAYQIAKSSD